The following are from one region of the Amedibacterium intestinale genome:
- the yaaA gene encoding S4 domain-containing protein YaaA produces MEIKVINEYITLGQLLKKADFIQSGGEAKFAVKELDITVNGEKEDRRGRKLYPNDVVVIEGKTITLL; encoded by the coding sequence ATGGAAATCAAGGTTATAAATGAGTATATTACGTTAGGTCAGTTATTAAAAAAAGCAGACTTTATTCAAAGTGGCGGTGAGGCAAAATTTGCGGTAAAAGAATTGGATATTACTGTAAATGGAGAAAAGGAAGATCGACGCGGTAGAAAGTTATATCCTAACGATGTTGTTGTGATTGAAGGAAAAACCATCACATTGTTATGA
- the gyrB gene encoding DNA topoisomerase (ATP-hydrolyzing) subunit B, translating to MDEKQMKEIEELENIKVDHSYTADDIQVLEGLEAVRKRPGMYIGSTSEKGLHHLVWEIVDNSIDEALAGFASDIEISIEKGDIIRVSDNGRGMPTGIVEKSGISGVETIFTILHAGGKFGGGAYKVSGGLHGVGASVVNALSEWLEVTVYQNGNIYAMRFENGGKPQGPLEVIGETDKHGSTVRFKADAEIFKETQVYDFDTLNTRIRQLAFLNKGIKLVLRDERGEEPKEIVYKYDGGLRQYVEYLNKNKNVLHEEVVYVEGVEEGILAEIALQYNDGYMPNIYSFCNNINTAEGGTHEDGFRLALTRIINAYARDNGMIKKDETLAGDDVREGLTAIISIKHPDPQYEGQTKTKLGNSEVRKIVSSILGEQLERFFMENPSTAKVIVDKAILASKARMAAKKARELTRRKNALEISSLPGKLADCSSKDASECEIYIVEGDSAGGSAKQGRNSKFQAILPLRGKILNVEKARLQRIFENNEIRSMITAFGCGIGEEMDISKLRYHKIIIMTDADVDGAHICTLMLTFFYRYLRPIIEGGYVYIAMPPLFKLQKGQRVEYVYDEAGRDEILAQMGENVNIQRYKGLGEMNPEQLWETTMDPNVRTLKQVNIDDAMVADSVFEMLMGEEVAPRREFIQENAVYADIDI from the coding sequence ATGGATGAAAAACAGATGAAAGAGATTGAAGAACTTGAAAATATAAAAGTTGATCATTCTTATACTGCTGATGATATTCAGGTTTTGGAAGGTCTGGAAGCTGTTCGTAAAAGACCTGGTATGTATATTGGTTCAACAAGTGAAAAAGGACTTCATCATCTCGTTTGGGAAATCGTAGATAACTCTATTGATGAAGCTTTGGCAGGTTTTGCAAGCGATATTGAAATTTCTATTGAAAAAGGCGATATCATTCGTGTTAGTGATAATGGTCGAGGAATGCCTACTGGTATTGTTGAAAAATCTGGTATTTCTGGTGTTGAAACAATTTTTACGATTTTGCATGCTGGTGGTAAATTTGGCGGGGGCGCTTATAAGGTATCTGGTGGTCTTCATGGGGTTGGTGCCAGTGTTGTTAATGCATTGAGTGAATGGCTGGAAGTAACCGTTTATCAAAATGGAAATATATATGCCATGCGTTTTGAAAATGGAGGAAAACCTCAGGGACCATTAGAAGTTATCGGAGAAACTGATAAGCATGGTTCTACTGTTCGTTTTAAGGCGGATGCAGAGATTTTTAAAGAAACTCAGGTATATGATTTTGATACTTTAAATACACGTATTCGTCAGCTTGCTTTCTTGAATAAAGGAATTAAGCTGGTATTAAGAGACGAGCGAGGAGAAGAACCAAAAGAAATCGTTTATAAATATGATGGAGGTCTTCGTCAGTACGTTGAATACCTAAATAAAAATAAAAACGTTTTACATGAAGAAGTTGTTTATGTTGAAGGCGTGGAAGAAGGTATTTTGGCAGAAATCGCATTGCAGTATAACGATGGATACATGCCTAATATTTATTCTTTCTGTAATAATATCAATACGGCAGAGGGTGGAACGCATGAAGATGGATTCCGTTTGGCTTTGACTCGTATTATTAATGCATATGCCAGAGATAATGGTATGATTAAAAAAGATGAAACGCTTGCTGGGGATGATGTTCGTGAAGGTTTAACAGCTATTATTAGTATCAAGCATCCAGATCCTCAATATGAAGGACAGACAAAAACAAAACTTGGAAATTCTGAGGTACGTAAGATTGTTTCTAGTATTTTAGGAGAGCAGCTGGAACGTTTCTTCATGGAAAATCCTTCTACTGCAAAAGTTATCGTAGATAAGGCAATTCTTGCCAGCAAGGCTCGTATGGCTGCGAAAAAAGCCAGGGAGTTGACAAGAAGAAAGAATGCCTTGGAAATCTCCTCTCTACCTGGTAAATTGGCAGATTGTTCTTCTAAAGATGCCAGTGAATGTGAAATTTATATCGTCGAAGGGGATTCTGCCGGTGGTAGTGCAAAACAGGGTAGAAATTCTAAATTCCAGGCAATTCTTCCACTACGTGGTAAAATTTTGAACGTAGAAAAAGCTAGATTGCAGCGTATATTTGAAAATAATGAAATTCGATCTATGATTACCGCATTTGGCTGTGGTATCGGTGAAGAAATGGATATTTCTAAACTTCGTTATCATAAAATTATTATCATGACCGATGCCGATGTCGATGGTGCACATATTTGTACGTTGATGTTAACTTTCTTCTATCGTTATCTTCGTCCAATCATTGAAGGTGGTTATGTATATATTGCAATGCCTCCATTGTTTAAGCTTCAAAAAGGACAGCGTGTAGAGTATGTTTATGATGAAGCAGGTCGTGATGAGATCTTGGCACAAATGGGTGAAAATGTTAATATTCAGCGATACAAAGGTCTTGGAGAAATGAATCCAGAGCAGTTATGGGAAACTACAATGGATCCAAATGTTCGTACCTTAAAACAGGTAAATATTGATGATGCAATGGTTGCGGATTCTGTATTTGAAATGTTGATGGGAGAAGAAGTTGCTCCTAGACGTGAATTTATTCAGGAAAATGCCGTTTATGCGGATATAGATATTTAA
- the recF gene encoding DNA replication/repair protein RecF (All proteins in this family for which functions are known are DNA-binding proteins that assist the filamentation of RecA onto DNA for the initiation of recombination or recombinational repair.): protein MKLTFLRLHDFRSYGDMQILLEDGIHIFSGKNAQGKTNLLEAVYYLSTTKSHRTNRDEDLIREGCEAFFIRGEVEKKRKTEDLRIALNQKGKNLFIYQNPVKKVSDFLGELNAVMFCPDDMNLFQASPRRRRRFVDMELGKVSKKYVSTLYTAQKLLKERNAYLKQEHVDKNFLEVLTSQLIDVQVIIMKQRYHFLEELLEKSKDFYEQLSLDHTKLHIVYESCVPYCDDEDVLKEELKQKYKKTLDRDMYLKQTTIGIHKEDFNFQINGKDVDTYASQGQKRSVLLALKIGMVHMIHKLIDDYPVLLLDDVFSELDVYRRKKLLESLPSEVQIFISTTDISEAKEIHKMRKVTLWKVESGKVARVGG, encoded by the coding sequence ATGAAATTGACATTTCTTCGTCTGCATGATTTTAGAAGTTATGGGGACATGCAGATTCTTCTTGAAGATGGTATTCATATTTTTTCTGGAAAGAATGCGCAGGGAAAGACAAATCTTTTAGAAGCTGTTTATTATCTTTCTACGACAAAGTCTCATCGTACAAACAGGGATGAAGATTTAATAAGGGAAGGCTGTGAAGCTTTCTTTATTCGTGGAGAAGTAGAGAAAAAAAGGAAAACAGAAGATCTGCGTATTGCGTTGAATCAAAAAGGGAAAAATCTTTTTATTTATCAAAATCCAGTTAAAAAAGTTAGCGATTTTTTAGGCGAGCTTAATGCGGTTATGTTTTGTCCGGATGATATGAATCTATTTCAGGCGTCTCCAAGGCGTAGAAGAAGGTTTGTAGACATGGAACTGGGTAAAGTGAGTAAGAAGTATGTAAGTACACTTTATACGGCTCAAAAGCTTTTAAAAGAGCGAAATGCGTATTTAAAGCAGGAACATGTGGATAAGAATTTTCTTGAGGTATTAACTTCTCAGCTGATTGATGTTCAAGTGATCATTATGAAACAGCGTTATCATTTTTTAGAAGAGTTGTTAGAGAAAAGTAAAGATTTTTATGAACAGCTTTCTCTTGATCATACAAAGCTGCATATTGTTTATGAAAGTTGTGTTCCTTATTGCGATGATGAAGATGTTTTGAAAGAGGAACTAAAACAGAAATACAAGAAAACGCTGGATAGAGATATGTATTTGAAACAAACGACGATTGGAATACATAAAGAAGATTTTAATTTTCAGATCAATGGAAAAGATGTAGATACCTATGCATCTCAGGGGCAGAAAAGAAGTGTTTTATTAGCTTTAAAAATTGGTATGGTACACATGATTCACAAACTCATTGATGATTATCCTGTGTTGCTTTTGGATGATGTGTTTAGTGAGCTTGATGTTTATAGAAGAAAAAAACTGCTGGAGTCACTTCCAAGTGAAGTGCAGATTTTTATATCTACTACAGATATAAGTGAAGCAAAAGAAATACATAAAATGCGTAAAGTTACTTTATGGAAAGTAGAAAGTGGCAAAGTTGCCAGAGTAGGAGGATAA